The following DNA comes from Saccharomyces mikatae IFO 1815 strain IFO1815 genome assembly, chromosome: 8.
aagaGTTATAGGCAATACTTTTAGATTATACAATCAACTGGTAAAAGATGATCCTTGGTTTAGTTTATTCATCAGAATCAAACCGCTCTTAATATCATCCAATGATATGACAAGAACCAAGAAATTTAATGAACAAATtaataaattgaagaacGATCTTCAGGAAATGGaatcgaagaagaagtttttagaagaaaaaaatagaaaaactattgatgaattgaaagatACCCATGAATTGCTAAATcaggaaaaagagaatttaaaaagaaatgaaaaccTATTAAATAGAATTAAAACTAGTTCAGGAACATTGCAGAAACAATTTAATGATCTTGTTTCAGAAAAGGATGAAATTAATAGGCAAAAATTACAAATAATGCAAAAGCTTGAAGAATCTGAGCTAACAATCCACGACCTTCAAGAAACCGTGAAAGAACGGGAAACGACATTAGAAAAATTACACATAAAGAACGACCAACTAATAAAGCAAATATCAGATTTGAACTGCGATATTTCCAAAGAACAGAGCTCCCAATCATTGATAAAAGAATCTAAAATGAAgttagaaaatgaaatagaaagattgaaaaatataatcaacttgaaagaggaagaaataaaaacgttcaataaaaaattgagtacctcagaagaagatttaGACATTAAGCTAGTcactttggaaaaaaattgcaacATTGCAATGTCAAGGCTTCAATCTCTAGTGGCAGAAAATTCAGATTTGCGTTCAAAGAACGAGAATTgtaagaaagaaaaggaattaCTGAACAATCAactaaaaaacaaagacaATCAACTGgaaaagatgaaagaaaagatagaTAATCACAAGAAAGAGCTTGCTATTTTTTCTAAGCAAAGGGACGATGCAGTTAATGAGTATGGTAAAATTACTACGGaactaaaagaaacaagaacTCAGCTGACTGAATATAAGTCCAATTTCCAAAAGGTTAAAGACGAATATTCTAGCTTCCAAAAGCAAATAAAGGAACaggaacaaaagaaaagaaatggcCAAATTGAGCCTCTGAGtgataataaaatcaaagaactAGAAGCGCGGTTATCACAGGAAATTTCCTTGAACCAATATCtgaacaaaagaatatcaaaTGCCTCTGTAGAATCAAACACTTCGTCCGCTAAACCTGTGTCGTATTCCGACCAGCCAGTCGATAAAGAAGACGTTATAAAAAGATATTATGATCTTCAATTGGCTTTTACTGAGGTAACGAAAAGTCTAgagaatgaaattgaagagaagaagaacttgaTTTCTAGATTAAGATTTACTGAAACGAGACTGGCATCTTCCTCATTTGAGAATCAGAAAATTAAAGCacaaataaagaaattgaagaaattagtTCTAGATATAGACCCTAGTATTCAATTGAATACTATTCTAGATGAGCAGTCAAATAACTCCTCGAGTAAAGAATCTGATATTAATAAATTAATGCTGGAAGTcgaatatttgaaaagacaaTTAGACATCGAAACAAAAGCTCATTATGATGCGGAGAATGCTATATCTGCCTTACATAGTAAATTTCGAAAAATTCAAGCAGAAGGTTCcatgtcatcttctgaGATTTACAAATTGAAGTTTGAAGCCAGTGAGGAGAGAGTAAAATCCTTGGAAGACAAACTGAAAACTATGCCTTTGCGTGATCGAACAAATTTACCTGTTGGCGACATAATAAAGAACCGTGATAGCATATCAAAAtacgaagaagaaatccGCTATTACAAACTTGAAAACTATAAACTTCAGGAGATTTTAAATGAGTCAAACGGAAAAATGAGCCAACTCACTCTTGACTTGAGGcaatcaaaatcaaaagatgCCTTACTTAGTGAACAATTAGAGAGATTGCAGAAAGATCTTGAATCTACGGAACGCCAAAAAGAACTATTATCCTCAACCataaaacaacaaaaacaacaatttGAGAACTGTATGGATGATCTGCAAGGAAATGAATTGCGGCTAAGGGAGCATATTCACGCACTAAAACAAGCTGAGGAGGATGTAAAGAATATGGCATCTATTAtcgaaaaattgaaaactcagaataaacaaaaagaaaagttaatCTGGGAGCGTgaaatggaaagaaatgacTCAGACATGCAACTACAGGAAACACTAttagaattgaaaagagtccaagatgtaaaaaaaattctaagTGATGATTTAGCCCATTTAAAAGAGCGGTTAAGCGCGGTAGATGATCGATCTCAATATACAAATGAGATTAATAGATTAAAGGAAGAATTGAGCTGCTCTTTGAAAGTTGAAaccaatttaaagaaagattttgCAACGCTTAAGTACAAACTGGAAACTTCAAACAACGATTCTGAGGCGCGGATTTCTGACCTGTTGAAACAACTTGACCATTATACAAAAGTAGTGGAGATGTtgaacaatgaaaaagatgCAATCTCTCTTGCCGAAAAAGAcctttatcaaaaatatgagATCCTCAATGCTAAATGTCAGTCACTAACAGAAAAGATAGGGTCTTTGACAAAAACCAAGCAGGAGTTGGAATTTGACTTAAATCAAAAGACTGATGCTTTGGAAGTTTCAAGTGCAGCACTCTTAAAATCTACCCAAGAGAATAAAcaaatttctgaaaaaattaaatacTTAGAGGAAACACTAAAATTACAAATGGAGCAAAATACCAGGAATGGGGAACTGGTTAAAAAATTGCAAGATAGCTGCGGTGAATTTAGAGGAAAACTCGATCAagaaaagcagaaaaaCATTGATTTATATGAAGAAAACCAAACCTTACAAAAGCTTAACACCGACTTACAGTCCCACGTAGAAAATTTGCAAGATAGATTATCAGACacaactgaaaaaaatgcatgGTTATCTAAAATTCATGAATTAGAATGTATGGTGAGCTTCGAAACAAACCTAAAATATGaagagatgaaaaagaacaaaagttTGGAGAGGGCAGTAGAGGAATTACAGACGAAAAACTCTCAACAAACAGATGTCATAGAACTATCTAACAAAAACAGAAGCGAATTTGAGGAAAGTGCCTTAAGATATGAGGCTCAAATTTCCGAGTTAGAGAAGTATATCTCTCAGCAAGAACTcgaaatgaagaaatccATTAGAGACAACTCTTCATACCACGATAAAGTGCAAGAAATGGCTCAAGAAATTGAGTTTTGGAAAAGCCGTTATGAATCAACCATGATAGGCTCGAAGAACACCGAAAGTAATAACGCACAGAgtaaagttttcaattagaattctttctcaaaaaaaaaagaggaagttCTCTCTTAAAATATAATGTTGGATGTTCGTATATACAGAATGAGAATATGCATTATTAGCGGAGAAAGACAACATAAGTACTATATAATTACCGGTATGGATTTTCACACATACCCTTCTATAGTAGTTCCAAAGACAATACGTAAGGTAAAATAAAACCGAGTGGATAAATAAGCCTTCTCTATATCTTAGAATCTCCAAAATGAAGGAGGAAATAGCTTAGAAGTTGTTCAAAACCAACTGCTTTTCTTAGGGctattgttattgatgGTGGAACTCTTACCAAGTCCATATGCGCTCAATACATTCTCCACATTACCAAAGGCATCTCTGTCTCCTTGCATTACAACAGTAGCTTTGCCTTTACCCTTACCAGCATTATTTACATTTCCGGTAAATATCATTTCGGCGACACGGGAGATATCATTTGGTGTcaaattttcaatcttACTTATCATTTCATTGATTGGAATCTTGCGGCCATGCATGAGGACTTGTCTACCCATATCTTCCAATTCTACTAACTTGGACTCTAGATTCATCAGTAGTGAAGATTTCAACTGATTTTTTGCCCTGGAAACTTCTTCATTAGATAACCTTAAATTGTCGTTAGCAAATGTGTTATACATTTGTTGTGCAATTACTTCAACTGCTTGAGGAGCTGCTTGCGGTACACAAGATAGTGAGATACCGAAAATGCCTGAATCTGAATAAGAATGGTTGAACGCAATGCAATTTTCAACGAAGTAATATTGATTCAAAACGTGCGTATACAAACGAGAATACATCCCCTTTCCGGGACCCCCAGCACTGAACGACCCACCACCTCCAAGTAAGGTTTGTAAAGTTGCCAAAGCGTAAATATCTGGATGATCTATAGGAAGACCTTCAAATCCAATCTGGATGTGAAATAGCTCTGGTAAATTCCCAAACACCGGTGCTGGTGGGATACAACTTTCGCCACCGGTGTAGCGCGCAACCTTTTTACTAATTGGAGGGTGAGTGGATTGCCAATCACCTAAATACTTATCTGCAAGTTCTAAAGCTTTTTCATGGGGAATACCCACAAACGCTGCGACAGTGTTTTCTGGGGTGTAGAATTTATTCCTGTAATCTAACAGGTAGTATTTAGAAATGGAAGGGATGAGCTCTCTAGGACAGATTAAAGGGGATCCCAAAGTTTCCCCAGAATACGCTGCTGTGTGTAACAGCTCAGGTAGCACCAATTCCGGTTTCATCCAaacttcatcaatttcataTTCCGCAGACagtttttgttcttgtaGTTCTTGTTCAGTAATTTTAGGAAATCTTACGGTTTCCGACATTAATTGAAGCATCTTTCCCACATCTTGGTTGAATACAGAAGCCTGGTACATCATATTTTCCCTAGACGAGGTACATTGGTAATTCCCACCCAGTAACTCCAGGGTCTCTGCCATTGCTCTGCCCTCGATATGCTCGGTAGATTTGAATGCGAGCCTATCCAAAATATGAGTACAgcctttcaaatttctaCCTTCAAAACGGGATCCAGCATCGATATATAGTCCTAGCGCACTAAAGTGCCCAGGAGTATTGGACGTTGCCACTCTTAGACCATTCGCTAGCGAGGAATACTTGAAATTATCTGTTCTGGCGACGTTAGAGTATAATCTCTTGACACCGTTTCTTAGCATCTTCTGTTTATTTATCACTTCTTGACTTCGAACAAATCACCAACCGGCCCTGAACTACCTATCTTTTATTCCAACTGTGCAACCTTTTCACCTGGATTGTTCATTCTCAACATCGCCTATACGCcgaatgaaaaatttgtgCAAGAGTCATCATCTTGAAAGGCATGGTAATA
Coding sequences within:
- the MAS2 gene encoding mitochondrial-processing protease subunit alpha (similar to Saccharomyces cerevisiae MAS2 (YHR024C); ancestral locus Anc_5.268) → MLRNGVKRLYSNVARTDNFKYSSLANGLRVATSNTPGHFSALGLYIDAGSRFEGRNLKGCTHILDRLAFKSTEHIEGRAMAETLELLGGNYQCTSSRENMMYQASVFNQDVGKMLQLMSETVRFPKITEQELQEQKLSAEYEIDEVWMKPELVLPELLHTAAYSGETLGSPLICPRELIPSISKYYLLDYRNKFYTPENTVAAFVGIPHEKALELADKYLGDWQSTHPPISKKVARYTGGESCIPPAPVFGNLPELFHIQIGFEGLPIDHPDIYALATLQTLLGGGGSFSAGGPGKGMYSRLYTHVLNQYYFVENCIAFNHSYSDSGIFGISLSCVPQAAPQAVEVIAQQMYNTFANDNLRLSNEEVSRAKNQLKSSLLMNLESKLVELEDMGRQVLMHGRKIPINEMISKIENLTPNDISRVAEMIFTGNVNNAGKGKGKATVVMQGDRDAFGNVENVLSAYGLGKSSTINNNSPKKSSWF
- the MYO1 gene encoding myosin 1 (similar to Saccharomyces cerevisiae MYO1 (YHR023W); ancestral locus Anc_5.267), whose product is MTGGQSCNGNMIVWIPDEREVFIKGELVSTDINKNKFTGHEEQIGIVRPLNSLDASNLVQVRISNVFPVNPSTFDKVENMSELTHLNEPSVLYNLEKRYNCDLIYTYSGLFLVAINPYHDLNLYSEEHIKLYHSSHNRSLKSDLQDSSHEKLPPHIFAIAEEAYENLLSENKNQSILVTGESGAGKTENTKKILQYLASITSSSPSKVTSVNDSSIVESFEMKILQSNPILESFGNAQTVRNNNSSRFGKFIKIEFNEHGMINGAHIEWYLLEKSRIVHQNAKERNYHIFYQLLYGVDDSELEQLFLKSRNIKDYKILSNSNQDLIPGINDVENFKKLLSALNIIGFSKEQVKWIFQVVAIILLIGNIEFVSDRAEQASFKNDVSAICSNLGVNEKDFQTAILRPRSKAGKEWVSQSKNSQQAKFILNALSRNLYERLFGYIVDMINKNLDHGSASLNYIGLLDIAGFEIFENNSFEQLCINYTNEKLQQFFNNHMFVLEQSEYLKENIQWDYIDYGKDLQLTIDLIESKGPPTGVLPLLDEEAVLPKSTDESFYSKLISTWDQNSSKFKRSKLRNGFILKHYAGDVEYTVEGWLSKNKDPLNDNLLSLLSTSQNAIISKLFELEGEKFSSTSIEANISNQEVKKLARTSNFKTTSSRHREQQITLLNQLASTHPHFVRCIIPNNVKRPKEFNRKLILDQLRCNGVLEGIRLAREGYPNRIAFQEFFQRYKILYPENSNSTSFNSRLKSTIKQSCEFLLTSLQLDTNVYKIGNTKLFFKAGVLADLERQKDAKLNIIMTELTATIRGCATRKATTSHLQKLKNTRVIGNTFRLYNQLVKDDPWFSLFIRIKPLLISSNDMTRTKKFNEQINKLKNDLQEMESKKKFLEEKNRKTIDELKDTHELLNQEKENLKRNENLLNRIKTSSGTLQKQFNDLVSEKDEINRQKLQIMQKLEESELTIHDLQETVKERETTLEKLHIKNDQLIKQISDLNCDISKEQSSQSLIKESKMKLENEIERLKNIINLKEEEIKTFNKKLSTSEEDLDIKLVTLEKNCNIAMSRLQSLVAENSDLRSKNENCKKEKELLNNQLKNKDNQLEKMKEKIDNHKKELAIFSKQRDDAVNEYGKITTELKETRTQLTEYKSNFQKVKDEYSSFQKQIKEQEQKKRNGQIEPLSDNKIKELEARLSQEISLNQYLNKRISNASVESNTSSAKPVSYSDQPVDKEDVIKRYYDLQLAFTEVTKSLENEIEEKKNLISRLRFTETRLASSSFENQKIKAQIKKLKKLVLDIDPSIQLNTILDEQSNNSSSKESDINKLMLEVEYLKRQLDIETKAHYDAENAISALHSKFRKIQAEGSMSSSEIYKLKFEASEERVKSLEDKLKTMPLRDRTNLPVGDIIKNRDSISKYEEEIRYYKLENYKLQEILNESNGKMSQLTLDLRQSKSKDALLSEQLERLQKDLESTERQKELLSSTIKQQKQQFENCMDDLQGNELRLREHIHALKQAEEDVKNMASIIEKLKTQNKQKEKLIWEREMERNDSDMQLQETLLELKRVQDVKKILSDDLAHLKERLSAVDDRSQYTNEINRLKEELSCSLKVETNLKKDFATLKYKLETSNNDSEARISDLLKQLDHYTKVVEMLNNEKDAISLAEKDLYQKYEILNAKCQSLTEKIGSLTKTKQELEFDLNQKTDALEVSSAALLKSTQENKQISEKIKYLEETLKLQMEQNTRNGELVKKLQDSCGEFRGKLDQEKQKNIDLYEENQTLQKLNTDLQSHVENLQDRLSDTTEKNAWLSKIHELECMVSFETNLKYEEMKKNKSLERAVEELQTKNSQQTDVIELSNKNRSEFEESALRYEAQISELEKYISQQELEMKKSIRDNSSYHDKVQEMAQEIEFWKSRYESTMIGSKNTESNNAQSKVFN